One Spinacia oleracea cultivar Varoflay chromosome 4, BTI_SOV_V1, whole genome shotgun sequence DNA segment encodes these proteins:
- the LOC130471400 gene encoding uncharacterized protein, whose translation MLGDRGGAQPRPPQPRASQDTRRVIEERQLHRGDLDARDLLRRRRLDQAREAIRNDRITRGLPPSSAKTTASARDHPTPSRQVEPVEISSRRTSPMRHSPSPIRRRHSPPSQGRGHSPRTKASPPDQQPRAHSPSHRPRHRSPSRIGRSHPRRERTYSPLPESRGRHASPRERWGSPPPRNDRHRHTSSLQEALTPFS comes from the coding sequence atgctAGGTGACAGGGGTGGGGCACAACCTCGCCCTCCCCAACCAAGGGCCAGTCAAGATACACGCCGGGTAATTGAAGAGCGACAGCTGCACAGAGGAGACCTTGATGCTCGAGACCTCTTGCGCAGGAGGCGCCTCGATCAAGCCAGAGAAGccatcaggaatgataggatcaCCCGAGGTCTACCCCCCTCTAGTGCTAAGACTACTGCCTCCGCACGAGACCACCCCACTCCTTCAAGGCAAGTCGAACCGGTCGAAATCAGCTCTAGAAGGACATCTCCCATGAGGCACTCACCTTCTCCTATAAGGAGACGTCACTCACCCCCTAGCCAGGGTAGAGGACATTCCCCCAGGACAAAGGCTTCACCCCCCGATCAACAGCCAAGGGCTCATTCACCTTCTCATCGCCCAAGGCATCGCTCACCCTCAAGAATAGGAAGAAGCCATCCACGCCGTGAGCGAACATACTCGCCTCTCCCAGAGAGTAGAGGTAGGCATGCCTCCCCAAGAGAAAGATGGGGCTCCCCTCCACCAAGAAATGATAGGCACAGGCACACTTCATCATTACAAGAGGCTCTCACTCCCTTCTCTTAA
- the LOC110789626 gene encoding uncharacterized protein has translation MNTPRRDKVKVPTIDPFDRTTDPEEHMAAYAAQMNVQTGCGTTWCRYFPTTLKGLALIWFNKHVPKGSIKSYSELEKVFTSQFAAGRRHQKTSVNLTAVRQGETETLRNYIKRFNEEVLKIHNLKDETKFAALLAGLQPDDFKFELIKSGVSNLDEAMEKAQMHIQAIDICKINCGGESGTRQKQKPRPHASHDKTQPSLEKLAMVDDHGEDPRYNRNRREIYLDLKGKDILPKPPAIRTPEAKRDKSLWCEFHHECEHTTKNCRELKKALDHLADKGKLNNYSRKNPPPKTKAKEKESPSDDTGDYIGVIAGGLAIGGSVSKAKGSLWALEYQVLKVASASQTAPVMTFGGNTSHPIQESYDDPLVIEMKVANSTVGRVLVDSGSYADIITLKCLEGLKYSKDDLKTISQPLIGFGGQAVHPQGTIKLLVRLDPKNKGRRLLVEFLVVDISLPYNIILGWPLIKKIKVAISVYQFLMQFELEDGTVGKIFGDQQVGR, from the coding sequence ATGAACACCCCTCGCCGAGACAAAGTGAAGGTCCCTACCATCGATCCTTTCGATAGAACTACGGATCCAGAAGAGCACATGGCCGCCTATGCGGCTCAAATGAACGTTCAGACTGGATGTGGAACTACTTGGTGTAGGTACTTTCCCACCACCTTGAAGGGTCTTGCACTTATCTGGTTCAACAAGCACGTGCCGAAGGGGAGTATCAAGAGCTACAGTGAGCTTGAAAAGGTGTTCACCAGCCAATTCGCTGCGGGTCGAAGACATCAAAAGACAAGTGTTAACTTGACGGCGGTCAGACAGGGAGAGACGGAGACTCTACGCAACTATATCAAGAGGTTCAATGAAGAAGTCCTCAAGATACACAATCTCAAGGACGAAACCAAGTTCGCAGCCCTCTTGGCGGGGCTTCAGCCAGATGACTTCAAATTCGAGTTGATCAAGTCCGGGGTGTCCAACCTCGATGAAGCAATGGAGAAGGCCCAAATGCACATTCAAGCCATAGATATTTGTAAGATCAATTGCGGTGGTGAGAGTGGAACAAGgcaaaaacaaaagccaagaccACACGCCAGCCACGACAAAACTCAGCCCTCCCTCGAAAAGTTAGCTATGGTTGATGACCATGGTGAGGATCCGAGGTACAACCGCAATAGGCGGGAGATTTACCTTGATCTCAAAGGAAAAGACATCCTCCCTAAGCCACCTGCAATTCGTACGCCCGAAGCAAAGCGAGACAAGTCACTTTGGTGTGAGTTTCACCACGAGTGCGAGCACACCACAAAGAACTGTAGGGAGCTGAAAAAGGCACTGGATCACTTGGCTGACAAGGGCAAGCTGAATAATTACTCTAGGAAGAATCCTCCCCCAAAAACAAAAGCCAAAGAAAAGGAATCCCCTAGTGATGATACGGGAGACTACATTGGAGTGATAGCCGGAGGCTTGGCAATAGGCGGGTCTGTGAGCAAGGCGAAGGGTAGCTTATGGGCACTTGAATATCAAGTCCTAAAAGTGGCATCGGCTTCTCAAACAGCCCCGGTGATGACATTTGGTGGGAACACTAGCCACCCAATTCAAGAGTCATATGACGATCCCCTGGTCATCGAGATGAAAGTCGCTAACTCAACGGTAGGGCGAGTGTTAGTGGATAGTGGATCATACGCCGACATCATTACTCTAAAGTGTCTAGAAGGGCTCAAGTATTCGAAAGATGATCTAAAAACCATCTCCCAACCACTCATTGGGTTCGGAGGTCAAGCCGTCCATCCCCAAGGCACTATCAAGCTACTCGTCAGGCTGGATCCCAAGAACAAAGGAAGGCGATTGCTAGTAGAATTTCTTGTCGTTGATATCTCCTTACCATACAACATCATCTTAGGTTGGCctctaataaaaaaaataaaagtcgcAATCTCTGTGTACCAATTTCTCATGCAGTTTGAGTTGGAAGATGGCACCGTAGGAAAAATCTTTGGGGATCAACAAGTGGGAAGGTGA